One stretch of Streptomyces sp. NBC_01363 DNA includes these proteins:
- a CDS encoding DUF305 domain-containing protein — MAMEVHLLIRRQTMCVRKSVLVAAAVCAALTLSACDAGDGGSRTKAQTGGGPSVVAPGKPGEPARTLSAEEAAKAAGDGTPNSADYRYAQMMIQHHAQALELTALVPSRSGSSSVKRLAERITASQKPEIGAMEGWLVHNDGEGRTSAHDHSAMPGMATPAQLKRLREADGAAFDKLFLKLMITHHQGAITMATEVLAEGNNVQIEEMAGDVVAQQTVEINRMRTMSS, encoded by the coding sequence ATGGCCATGGAGGTCCACTTGTTGATCCGCCGTCAGACCATGTGTGTACGCAAATCCGTTCTCGTCGCGGCAGCCGTGTGCGCCGCCCTCACCCTCTCCGCGTGCGATGCGGGAGACGGCGGAAGCCGTACGAAGGCGCAGACCGGCGGGGGCCCTTCGGTGGTGGCGCCCGGAAAGCCTGGCGAGCCCGCACGGACTCTTTCCGCCGAGGAGGCCGCGAAGGCCGCCGGGGACGGCACCCCCAACTCGGCCGACTACCGCTATGCGCAGATGATGATCCAACACCACGCCCAGGCCCTTGAGTTGACCGCGCTCGTCCCGTCCCGCTCCGGATCCTCCTCGGTCAAGCGGCTCGCCGAGCGCATCACCGCAAGCCAGAAGCCGGAGATCGGCGCCATGGAAGGGTGGCTCGTGCACAACGACGGTGAGGGGCGCACATCCGCCCACGATCACTCGGCGATGCCCGGGATGGCGACCCCCGCACAGCTGAAGCGGTTGCGCGAGGCGGACGGCGCGGCCTTCGACAAGCTCTTCCTGAAGTTGATGATCACCCACCACCAGGGTGCGATCACGATGGCGACCGAGGTGCTCGCGGAGGGAAACAACGTGCAGATCGAGGAGATGGCCGGGGACGTCGTCGCCCAGCAGACGGTGGAGATCAACAGAATGCGCACGATGTCGTCCTGA
- a CDS encoding thioesterase family protein, whose translation MTYFVDVTVRGYELDTQGHLNQAVYLQYAEHARWELLRAAGLPQDKLLASGVGPVALETTVKFLRELRGGDRVRVTCRFVYGEGKTFTVSQQILKEDGTVAAEVTGVAGMLDLTARKLIADPAGHLASLADNPELLSQ comes from the coding sequence ATGACCTACTTTGTTGACGTGACCGTCCGGGGCTACGAGCTCGACACGCAGGGACATCTGAACCAGGCCGTCTATCTGCAGTACGCGGAGCACGCACGCTGGGAACTTCTGCGCGCCGCCGGCCTGCCGCAGGACAAGCTGCTGGCCAGCGGCGTCGGGCCGGTCGCGCTGGAGACGACGGTGAAGTTCCTGCGCGAACTCCGCGGCGGCGACCGGGTGCGGGTGACCTGCCGGTTCGTGTACGGCGAGGGGAAGACGTTCACGGTCTCGCAGCAGATCCTCAAGGAGGACGGCACCGTCGCCGCCGAGGTCACGGGCGTGGCGGGGATGCTCGACCTGACGGCCCGCAAGCTGATCGCCGATCCGGCCGGCCATCTCGCCTCGCTCGCCGACAACCCGGAGCTGCTGAGCCAGTGA
- a CDS encoding phosphatase PAP2 family protein yields the protein MPSPQLSPPARPRSRVTPFGTGAVCALLALIVLVLVAVRWSPLMTLDRSVADALHRRAVAEPGLVHANRILTDWAWDPWTMRALIAVAVVVLWWRGARLLAMWVAATCVLGTLVQQGLKSAVGRARPRWPDPVDSAHYAAFPSGHAMTAMVSCGLLLWLLRRYGAGPRLWRTALVVACVSVVGVGLTRLYLGVHWLSDVLGGWLLGAALVGFSIAGFARYERRGGPRPPRGS from the coding sequence ATGCCGTCCCCGCAGCTCTCGCCGCCGGCCCGTCCCCGTTCCCGTGTCACGCCTTTCGGAACGGGTGCGGTCTGCGCGCTTCTCGCACTGATCGTGCTGGTCCTCGTCGCCGTGCGCTGGTCACCGCTGATGACTCTGGACCGTTCCGTCGCGGACGCCCTGCACCGCAGGGCGGTGGCCGAGCCCGGCCTCGTTCACGCCAACCGGATCCTGACCGACTGGGCATGGGATCCGTGGACCATGCGCGCCCTGATCGCGGTGGCCGTGGTGGTGCTGTGGTGGCGCGGGGCACGGCTGCTCGCGATGTGGGTGGCGGCGACGTGCGTGCTGGGCACGCTGGTGCAGCAGGGGCTGAAGTCCGCGGTCGGCCGGGCACGGCCGAGGTGGCCCGACCCGGTGGACTCCGCGCATTACGCGGCGTTCCCCTCCGGTCACGCGATGACGGCAATGGTGAGCTGCGGTCTGCTGCTCTGGCTGCTGCGCCGGTACGGCGCCGGGCCCCGGCTGTGGCGGACGGCGCTGGTCGTGGCGTGCGTCTCGGTCGTCGGGGTGGGCCTGACCCGGCTCTACCTGGGTGTGCACTGGTTGAGCGACGTACTGGGCGGCTGGCTGCTGGGGGCGGCCCTGGTCGGCTTCTCGATCGCCGGATTCGCCCGGTACGAGCGGCGCGGCGGGCCACGCCCGCCCCGCGGTTCCTGA
- a CDS encoding GNAT family N-acetyltransferase: MTALALHTARLRLEPYTPDDEEEFVALFQDTRVSRWMGAGPMTEAEDRALFGRIFSKVYAQDLFDVWAVRHEGRFVGHAEIKPSPDVGGHEIVYALAAAAWGQGFGTEIARALTGYGFDTLGLTEVHATVAPGNAASLALLGRIGFRHVRDMVEEDGSTTRVLTRSAAFDAADDTIADTARDAAGAGQPR, translated from the coding sequence ATGACAGCCCTTGCCCTGCACACCGCACGACTGCGCCTGGAGCCGTACACGCCCGACGACGAGGAGGAATTCGTCGCGCTGTTCCAGGACACCCGGGTCTCCCGTTGGATGGGGGCAGGGCCCATGACGGAGGCCGAGGACCGCGCCCTGTTCGGACGGATCTTCAGCAAGGTGTACGCACAGGACCTCTTCGATGTCTGGGCGGTTCGGCACGAAGGCCGGTTCGTCGGCCACGCGGAGATCAAGCCGTCGCCGGACGTCGGCGGCCACGAGATCGTCTACGCACTGGCCGCCGCCGCGTGGGGGCAGGGGTTCGGTACGGAGATCGCGCGGGCACTGACCGGGTACGGCTTCGACACGCTCGGGCTCACCGAGGTGCATGCCACGGTGGCCCCCGGGAACGCCGCGTCACTGGCACTGCTGGGCCGGATCGGTTTCCGGCACGTCCGGGACATGGTGGAGGAGGACGGCAGCACCACCCGGGTCCTGACCCGTTCCGCCGCGTTCGACGCCGCCGACGACACCATCGCCGACACCGCCCGTGACGCCGCCGGAGCCGGTCAGCCCCGGTAG
- a CDS encoding helix-turn-helix transcriptional regulator, giving the protein MTPASAPAESAAEAGGRVLDHPVRDEIRIEAVLHALSDPMRLRIVRELAAAESELTCSRFDLPVSKSTSTHHFRVLRESGIVQQIYRGTAKMNGLRRDDLEALFPGLLDRVLDAANRQVQRIGEDR; this is encoded by the coding sequence GTGACCCCCGCCAGCGCCCCCGCCGAAAGCGCCGCCGAGGCCGGTGGCCGCGTGCTCGACCACCCCGTGCGGGACGAGATCCGCATCGAAGCGGTACTCCACGCGCTCTCCGACCCGATGCGACTGCGCATCGTCCGCGAGCTGGCCGCGGCCGAGTCCGAACTCACCTGCTCCCGTTTCGATCTGCCGGTGTCCAAATCCACGTCCACGCACCACTTCCGGGTGCTGCGCGAGAGCGGGATCGTCCAGCAGATCTACCGTGGCACCGCCAAGATGAACGGCTTGCGACGGGACGACCTGGAGGCGCTGTTCCCCGGGCTGCTCGACCGTGTCCTCGACGCGGCGAACCGCCAGGTCCAGCGCATCGGCGAGGACCGATAG
- a CDS encoding HAD family hydrolase: MQIKGVLFDFSGTLFRIESVRSWLHAVLAERGVTVGEAEFERYASELEAAGALPGGPLPQHVPARLAAAWATRDESAELHREAYTGLARQVDLPGPGLYDALYERHRSPAAWQPYPDAAEVLGALHDSGVRIGVVSNIGWDLRPVFRAHGLDALVDAYVLSYEHGVQKPDSRLFHTACTFLGLDPADVVMVGDDRHADGGAAALGCDVRFVHHLPVSERPDGLRTLGLVPGVA, encoded by the coding sequence ATGCAGATCAAGGGTGTGCTCTTCGACTTCTCCGGGACTCTCTTCCGTATCGAATCGGTCCGGTCCTGGTTGCACGCGGTCCTCGCCGAGCGGGGGGTAACGGTGGGCGAGGCCGAATTCGAGCGGTACGCGAGCGAACTGGAGGCCGCCGGGGCGCTGCCGGGCGGCCCGCTTCCCCAGCACGTCCCCGCCCGGCTCGCCGCCGCGTGGGCCACCCGTGACGAGAGCGCGGAACTGCACCGGGAGGCCTACACCGGACTGGCCCGGCAGGTGGACCTGCCGGGTCCCGGACTGTACGACGCGCTGTACGAGCGACACCGGTCACCCGCCGCCTGGCAGCCGTACCCGGACGCGGCGGAGGTGCTCGGCGCGCTGCACGACAGCGGCGTCCGGATCGGCGTGGTCAGCAACATCGGCTGGGACCTGCGGCCGGTCTTCCGGGCGCACGGCCTGGACGCCCTGGTCGACGCCTACGTCCTGTCGTACGAGCACGGCGTCCAGAAGCCGGACTCACGTCTCTTCCACACGGCCTGCACATTTCTCGGGCTGGATCCGGCGGATGTGGTGATGGTCGGCGACGACCGGCACGCGGACGGCGGGGCCGCGGCACTGGGCTGTGACGTGCGGTTCGTGCACCATCTGCCGGTGTCGGAGCGGCCCGACGGGCTGCGGACGCTCGGACTGGTGCCGGGCGTTGCCTGA
- a CDS encoding NADH:flavin oxidoreductase/NADH oxidase: MSALFEPYTLRSLVIPNRVWMAPMCQYSAAPEGPDAGVATDWHFAHLAARAIGGTGLILTEATAVSPEGRISPADLGIWNDTQVAALRRITDFIKGQGSVPGIQLAHAGRKASTAAPWLGGHPVGPEAYGWTPVAPSPLPFDDGHPVPHELTTDEIQGVVEQFREAARRALEAGFEVAEVHGAHGYLIGQFLSPHSNRRTDEYGGSFENRVRLALRVVDAVREVWPEGLPVFFRISATDWLTENDEDEREGWTVEETVRLAVRLQAHGVDLLDVSSGGNAPRVRIGTGPGYQVPFAERVRAETSLPVAAVGLITEPQQAEKIITEGRADAVLLGRELLRSPSWAQEAARELGGELRKPEQYLRAV; the protein is encoded by the coding sequence GTGAGTGCCCTCTTCGAGCCCTACACCCTGCGGTCGCTCGTCATTCCCAACCGGGTCTGGATGGCGCCCATGTGCCAGTACAGCGCCGCGCCGGAGGGCCCGGACGCGGGCGTCGCTACCGACTGGCACTTCGCCCACCTCGCGGCGCGCGCCATAGGGGGAACCGGGCTCATCCTCACCGAGGCGACGGCCGTCAGCCCCGAGGGCCGGATCAGCCCCGCCGACCTCGGCATCTGGAACGACACTCAGGTCGCCGCGCTCCGTAGGATCACGGACTTCATCAAGGGGCAGGGGTCCGTCCCCGGCATCCAGCTCGCACATGCCGGGCGCAAGGCCTCCACGGCGGCTCCCTGGCTGGGCGGCCATCCGGTCGGGCCGGAGGCGTACGGCTGGACGCCTGTCGCCCCCAGTCCGCTGCCGTTCGACGACGGTCACCCCGTGCCGCACGAGCTGACGACGGATGAGATCCAGGGTGTCGTCGAGCAGTTCCGCGAGGCCGCGCGCCGCGCTCTCGAAGCGGGGTTCGAGGTGGCCGAGGTGCACGGCGCCCACGGTTACCTCATCGGGCAGTTCCTCTCTCCGCACAGCAACCGGCGCACCGACGAGTACGGCGGCAGTTTCGAGAACCGTGTCCGCCTTGCTCTGCGGGTCGTCGATGCGGTGCGTGAGGTCTGGCCGGAAGGGCTGCCCGTTTTCTTCCGGATCTCCGCGACGGACTGGCTCACGGAGAACGACGAGGACGAGCGGGAGGGCTGGACCGTCGAGGAGACCGTGCGGCTGGCCGTCCGGCTCCAGGCCCACGGGGTCGACCTGCTGGATGTCTCCAGTGGCGGAAACGCCCCGCGTGTCCGTATCGGGACCGGGCCGGGGTACCAGGTTCCCTTCGCCGAGCGGGTCAGGGCCGAGACCTCGCTGCCCGTCGCGGCGGTGGGGCTGATCACCGAGCCGCAGCAGGCCGAGAAGATCATCACCGAGGGGCGGGCGGACGCTGTTCTCCTCGGGCGCGAGCTGCTGCGCAGCCCGTCGTGGGCCCAGGAGGCGGCCCGCGAACTCGGCGGTGAACTCCGTAAGCCGGAGCAGTATCTCCGTGCGGTCTGA
- a CDS encoding FAD-dependent oxidoreductase, whose protein sequence is MLRVAVVGSGPSGVYTAQALIAQDRVPDVRVHVLDRLPCPYGLVRYGVAPDHEKIKSLQNSLRTVLEHERITFLGNVEVGGDGIPPERLGELYDAVVYCVGAATDRALAVPGEDLPGSCSATEFVSWYSAHPDAAADGFALRARSVVVIGVGNVAVDVARILSRGARELRPTDVPHGALGALAGSRVREVHMAGRRGPSQARFTTKELRELGALPRVRVVVDEAELARDPAYADPSPRTPALSSPPNAPSPTAAARRNVEVLRGWAAADPGGAGTGGYPVRTIHLRFFLRPVELLERDGRVAGVRFARTVPDGSGGVRDAGTHEDIAAQLVLRAVGYRGIPLPGLPFDPVRGTVPHLAGRVLRDGVPSPGEYVAGWIKRGPTGVIGSNRSCAKETVASLLDDAPLLARRPSAPDPVAALRAWGLRPVEWEGWLSIERAEAELGRSLGRERVKIPDWAGLLSAARGGGRDGS, encoded by the coding sequence GTGCTCCGTGTCGCCGTTGTCGGCTCCGGTCCCAGCGGGGTCTACACCGCCCAGGCCCTGATCGCGCAGGACCGGGTCCCCGACGTCCGGGTCCATGTGCTGGACCGGCTTCCCTGCCCGTACGGCCTGGTGCGGTACGGCGTCGCCCCGGACCACGAGAAGATCAAGTCGCTGCAGAACAGCCTGCGGACCGTTCTGGAACACGAGCGGATCACCTTCCTCGGGAATGTCGAGGTGGGCGGCGACGGGATTCCGCCCGAGCGGCTCGGCGAGCTCTACGACGCGGTGGTCTACTGCGTCGGGGCCGCGACCGACCGCGCTCTCGCCGTCCCCGGCGAGGATCTGCCCGGCAGCTGCTCCGCCACCGAGTTCGTCTCCTGGTACAGCGCGCACCCCGACGCGGCCGCCGACGGCTTCGCGCTCCGGGCCCGTTCGGTCGTGGTGATCGGGGTCGGCAACGTGGCGGTGGACGTGGCGCGGATCCTCTCGCGGGGCGCGCGGGAGCTGCGCCCCACCGATGTGCCGCACGGTGCGCTCGGGGCGCTGGCCGGCAGCCGGGTGCGCGAGGTCCACATGGCGGGCAGACGCGGGCCGTCACAGGCCAGGTTCACCACCAAGGAGCTGCGCGAGCTGGGCGCTCTGCCCCGGGTCCGGGTCGTGGTGGACGAAGCCGAGCTCGCCCGAGATCCGGCGTACGCCGATCCGTCCCCCCGGACCCCTGCCCTGTCCTCGCCTCCGAACGCGCCGTCCCCGACGGCGGCGGCACGGCGCAATGTGGAGGTCCTGCGCGGCTGGGCCGCGGCCGACCCCGGAGGGGCGGGCACCGGCGGGTATCCGGTGCGCACCATCCACCTGCGGTTCTTTCTGCGTCCCGTCGAGCTGCTGGAGCGGGACGGCCGGGTGGCCGGGGTGCGGTTCGCCCGTACCGTGCCGGACGGCAGCGGGGGCGTGCGCGACGCCGGTACGCACGAGGACATCGCCGCCCAGCTCGTGCTGCGGGCGGTCGGCTACCGCGGGATTCCGCTGCCCGGCCTGCCCTTCGACCCGGTACGCGGGACGGTGCCGCATCTGGCGGGGCGGGTGCTGCGGGACGGGGTGCCGTCGCCCGGGGAGTACGTCGCCGGGTGGATCAAGCGGGGGCCGACCGGGGTGATCGGCTCGAACCGGTCGTGCGCGAAGGAGACCGTGGCTTCGCTGCTCGACGACGCCCCGCTGCTCGCGCGGCGCCCGTCGGCACCCGATCCGGTGGCGGCGCTGCGGGCGTGGGGGCTGCGGCCGGTGGAGTGGGAGGGCTGGCTGTCCATCGAGCGGGCTGAGGCGGAGCTGGGCCGGTCGCTGGGCCGGGAGCGGGTGAAGATCCCGGACTGGGCGGGGCTGCTGAGCGCCGCGCGAGGTGGCGGCCGGGACGGATCGTGA
- a CDS encoding LVIVD repeat-containing protein — protein sequence MISLHTSPVRRRHLGVAAAAAGLLATLLMAGPATATPDPGDTGAARTDVSAAQQAEATAAINSGEVPGVDEIVHSGNITHLANVPKDALKGTNTDLAFQGKYAFAGNYDGFRIFDISNPRSPKTVAQVLCPGSQNDISVSGNLLFLSTDSSRSDNSCTSTTQPATEKSSWEGMKVFDISDKRNPKYVAAVETACGSHTHTLVPERKNVYVYVSSYSPSATFPDCQPPHDGISVIKVPRNAPEKAAVVNFPVLFPDGGNPGAPDNPGVSKTTGCHDITVLPSKDLAAGACMGDGLLFSIKDPENPKIIDRVQDNVNFAFWHSATFNQTTDKVVFTDELGGGGAATCNEEIGPKRGANGIYDIVGRGDHRKLVFRSYFKIDRPQADTEVCVAHNGSIIPVKGRDLMVQAWYQGGVSVWDFTDSSKPKEIGYFERGPVSTDAVTTAGPWSAYYYNGYIYSNDIAKGFDVLKLDDRRTDPAKRVRLDELNVQTQPDYFDR from the coding sequence GTGATTTCGTTGCACACGAGCCCGGTGCGGCGCAGACACCTGGGTGTGGCGGCGGCCGCCGCCGGCCTGCTGGCCACTCTGCTGATGGCCGGACCCGCGACCGCGACGCCCGACCCCGGTGACACGGGCGCGGCCCGAACCGATGTCTCCGCCGCCCAGCAGGCCGAAGCCACGGCCGCCATCAACAGCGGCGAAGTACCCGGGGTGGACGAGATCGTCCACAGCGGCAACATCACCCACCTGGCCAACGTTCCGAAGGACGCGCTCAAGGGCACCAACACGGACCTGGCCTTCCAGGGGAAGTACGCCTTCGCCGGAAACTACGACGGCTTCCGGATCTTCGACATCAGCAACCCCAGGTCCCCGAAGACGGTCGCACAGGTCCTCTGCCCCGGCTCGCAGAACGACATCTCGGTCTCGGGCAACCTGCTCTTCCTGTCCACCGACTCCTCGCGCAGCGACAACTCCTGCACCAGCACCACCCAGCCCGCCACGGAGAAGTCCTCCTGGGAGGGCATGAAGGTCTTCGACATCAGCGACAAGCGCAACCCGAAGTACGTCGCCGCCGTCGAGACCGCGTGCGGATCGCACACCCACACACTGGTCCCCGAGCGCAAGAACGTGTACGTGTACGTCTCCTCGTACTCGCCGAGCGCGACGTTCCCCGACTGCCAGCCGCCGCACGACGGCATCTCCGTCATCAAGGTGCCGCGCAACGCGCCCGAGAAGGCCGCTGTCGTGAACTTCCCGGTGCTCTTCCCGGACGGCGGCAACCCGGGTGCTCCGGACAACCCCGGCGTCTCCAAGACCACCGGGTGCCACGACATCACCGTGCTGCCCTCGAAGGACCTGGCCGCCGGTGCCTGCATGGGTGACGGCCTGCTGTTCTCCATCAAGGACCCGGAGAACCCGAAGATCATCGACCGGGTGCAGGACAATGTGAACTTCGCGTTCTGGCACTCGGCGACGTTCAACCAGACGACGGACAAGGTCGTCTTCACCGATGAGCTCGGTGGCGGTGGCGCGGCCACCTGCAACGAGGAGATCGGCCCGAAGCGCGGTGCCAACGGCATCTACGACATCGTCGGCCGGGGCGACCACCGCAAGCTGGTCTTCCGCAGCTACTTCAAGATCGACCGCCCGCAGGCCGACACCGAGGTCTGCGTCGCCCACAACGGTTCGATCATCCCGGTCAAGGGCCGCGACCTGATGGTCCAGGCCTGGTACCAGGGCGGGGTGTCGGTGTGGGACTTCACCGACTCGTCGAAGCCGAAGGAGATCGGATACTTCGAGCGCGGCCCGGTCAGCACCGACGCCGTCACCACGGCCGGCCCCTGGTCGGCGTACTACTACAACGGCTACATCTACTCCAACGACATCGCCAAGGGCTTCGACGTCCTGAAGCTCGACGACCGGCGGACCGACCCGGCGAAGCGGGTGCGGCTGGACGAGCTCAATGTGCAGACGCAGCCGGATTACTTCGACCGCTGA
- a CDS encoding cupin, giving the protein MPTFEGLPGAVAVSHLRVYDWPAADGLRGGTPHLHLTCSEGYVVVGGTGSVQTLTASGFRQTPLAPGALVWFTPGTIHRLVNEDGLRIVVLMENSGLPEAGDAVLTLPPDHLADPEVYRAAVALPADGSEADQGRAARARRDLAVEGFLALRRATEAGDPEPLAAFHRAAAALVRPRAEEWRGRWRRGAAAASEVTGAQLDAVARGDGDYLADACVHAEQPSAHGKFGMCGRLDVYRG; this is encoded by the coding sequence GTGCCGACCTTCGAAGGGCTGCCCGGCGCCGTCGCCGTGTCCCACCTGCGGGTATACGACTGGCCCGCCGCGGACGGCCTGCGCGGCGGGACACCCCATCTCCACCTCACCTGTTCCGAGGGGTACGTGGTGGTCGGGGGCACGGGCTCGGTGCAGACCCTCACCGCGTCGGGATTCCGGCAGACGCCACTGGCGCCGGGTGCTCTGGTGTGGTTCACGCCGGGCACGATCCACCGGCTCGTCAACGAGGACGGGCTGCGCATCGTCGTCCTCATGGAGAACAGCGGGCTGCCGGAGGCGGGCGACGCCGTGCTCACCCTGCCACCGGACCACCTGGCCGACCCCGAGGTCTATCGGGCGGCGGTCGCCCTGCCCGCCGACGGCTCGGAGGCGGACCAGGGACGGGCCGCCCGCGCCCGCCGCGATCTCGCCGTCGAGGGCTTTCTCGCCCTGCGCCGGGCCACCGAAGCGGGCGACCCAGAGCCGCTCGCCGCATTCCACCGGGCCGCGGCCGCACTCGTGCGCCCGAGAGCCGAGGAGTGGCGTGGGCGCTGGCGGCGGGGGGCCGCTGCTGCCTCCGAGGTGACCGGCGCCCAGCTCGACGCCGTGGCACGCGGCGACGGCGACTACCTCGCCGACGCCTGCGTGCACGCCGAACAGCCCTCCGCACACGGGAAGTTCGGCATGTGCGGCCGACTGGACGTCTACCGGGGCTGA
- a CDS encoding methyltransferase domain-containing protein encodes MTSFVFETVTPDEFAYLDRVAASDLGRSYKRHVLDELGIRPGETVLDLGCGPGTDLGALAEAVTVTGTVIGIDHDQVTVDAAKDRAAERSNVTVRLGDLHDLPLPDHTADRARTDRVLQHVADPVRALREARRVLRPGGRLVMAEPDWGTLTVDHPDSGLTRAYTQYVTDEAVRNARIGSQLARLAADAGFTVPMVVPVSPVFRDVRAADGILGLERTARRAVGAGYFTEEAARRWLDHLTDGPFLAVVTFYIVVAES; translated from the coding sequence ATGACCTCCTTCGTGTTCGAGACTGTCACTCCCGATGAGTTCGCCTACCTCGACCGGGTCGCCGCGTCCGATCTGGGCCGGTCCTACAAGAGGCACGTGCTCGACGAACTCGGCATCCGTCCGGGCGAGACGGTGCTCGACCTCGGTTGCGGCCCCGGCACCGACCTCGGTGCGCTCGCCGAGGCTGTCACCGTGACAGGCACGGTGATCGGTATCGACCACGACCAGGTCACGGTCGATGCCGCAAAGGATCGCGCCGCGGAGCGGAGCAACGTGACCGTACGGCTCGGCGACCTCCACGATCTGCCGCTGCCGGACCACACCGCCGACCGGGCCCGCACCGACCGGGTTCTCCAGCACGTCGCCGATCCTGTCCGAGCGCTCCGCGAGGCCCGGCGTGTGCTCCGGCCGGGTGGGCGGCTCGTCATGGCCGAACCGGACTGGGGAACCTTGACGGTCGACCACCCGGACAGCGGCCTGACGCGCGCCTATACCCAGTACGTCACGGACGAAGCCGTCCGCAACGCCCGCATCGGCAGCCAGCTCGCCCGACTGGCGGCGGACGCGGGATTCACCGTTCCCATGGTCGTCCCGGTCAGCCCCGTTTTCCGGGATGTCCGGGCCGCCGACGGGATTCTCGGTCTGGAGCGCACCGCGCGTCGAGCCGTCGGCGCCGGATACTTCACCGAGGAAGCGGCACGACGCTGGCTGGACCACCTGACCGACGGTCCCTTCCTGGCAGTCGTGACCTTCTACATTGTCGTGGCCGAGTCGTAG
- a CDS encoding exo-alpha-sialidase: MTDVLLTVGTRKGLFIGRGRGGAWEFDGPYFKAQAIYSIAIDTRRQVPRLLVGGDSAHWGPSVFHSDDLGRTWVEPEQPAVKFPRFTETSLERVWQLHPAGPEAPDVVYAGTEPAALFRSEDGGESFELVRPLWEHPTRSKWVPGGGGEGLHTILTDPRDARAVTVAVSTAGVFRTKDGGASWAPSNRGVSAVFLPDPDPEFGQCVHKVARDAVDPDRLYLQNHWGVFRSDDSGDNWTDIGQGLPSDFGFAAAAHPHRADTAYIFPINADADRVPAEHRCRVFRTGDAGSTWEPLSTGLPEESHYGTVLRDALCTDDADPAGVYFGNRNGEVYASADDGDSWQQLASHLPDVLCVRAAVIGA, encoded by the coding sequence ATGACCGACGTACTACTCACCGTGGGCACCCGCAAGGGACTCTTCATCGGCCGCGGACGCGGTGGCGCGTGGGAGTTCGACGGCCCGTATTTCAAGGCGCAGGCGATCTATTCGATCGCCATCGACACCCGCAGGCAGGTCCCACGACTCCTGGTCGGCGGTGACAGCGCGCACTGGGGCCCGTCGGTCTTCCACTCGGACGACCTGGGCCGGACCTGGGTCGAACCAGAGCAACCAGCCGTGAAGTTCCCCCGGTTCACCGAGACATCGCTGGAGCGGGTCTGGCAGCTGCATCCGGCCGGCCCCGAGGCGCCCGATGTCGTGTACGCGGGCACCGAGCCCGCCGCGCTGTTCCGTTCCGAGGACGGCGGGGAGTCCTTCGAGCTGGTCCGCCCGCTGTGGGAGCACCCGACGCGTTCGAAATGGGTGCCCGGCGGGGGCGGTGAGGGGCTGCACACCATCCTGACGGACCCGAGGGATGCCCGCGCCGTGACCGTCGCGGTCTCCACGGCCGGGGTGTTCCGCACCAAGGACGGCGGTGCGAGCTGGGCTCCGTCGAACAGAGGGGTGTCCGCGGTCTTCCTCCCCGACCCGGATCCGGAGTTCGGTCAGTGCGTCCACAAGGTGGCGAGGGACGCGGTCGATCCCGACCGGCTCTATCTCCAGAACCACTGGGGAGTGTTCCGGAGCGACGACTCCGGGGACAACTGGACCGACATCGGGCAGGGACTGCCGTCCGACTTCGGTTTCGCCGCGGCCGCGCACCCGCACCGCGCGGACACCGCGTACATCTTCCCGATCAACGCCGATGCCGACCGGGTGCCCGCCGAGCACCGCTGCCGGGTGTTCCGTACCGGTGACGCGGGCAGCACCTGGGAGCCGCTGTCGACGGGCCTGCCCGAGGAGTCGCACTACGGCACGGTGCTGCGCGACGCGCTCTGTACGGACGACGCCGACCCGGCGGGTGTCTACTTCGGCAATCGCAACGGCGAGGTGTACGCCAGCGCGGACGACGGGGACAGCTGGCAGCAGCTCGCCTCGCATCTTCCGGATGTCCTGTGCGTGCGGGCGGCGGTGATCGGCGCCTGA